Proteins found in one Miscanthus floridulus cultivar M001 chromosome 4, ASM1932011v1, whole genome shotgun sequence genomic segment:
- the LOC136551510 gene encoding cinnamoyl-CoA reductase 1-like: MPTAETTTPVPALSGQGRTVCVTGAGGFIASWLVKRLLEKGYTVRGTVRSPVDPKNDHLRALDGAADRLVLLRADLLDPQSLVEAFSGCDGVFHAASPVTDDPEMMIEPAIRGTRYVMMAAADTGVKRVVFTSSIGTVYMNPYRDPNKPVDDTCWSDLEYCKNTQNWYCYAKTVAEQGAWEVARKGGLDLIVVNPVLVLGPLLQQTVNASTDHVMKYLTGSAKTYVNAAQAYVHVKDVAEAHVRVYEARDAHGRYICAESTLHRGELCRILVKLFPEYPIPTKCKDEVNPPVIGYKFTNQRLKDLGMDFVPVLQCLYETVKSLQEKGMLPVLPPKDDQDQLHKS, encoded by the exons ATGCCAACAGCAGAGACGACGACGCCCGTGCCGGCGCTCTCCGGGCAAGGCCGGACAGTTTGCGTCACCGGAGCTGGAGGGTTCATCGCCTCGTGGCTCGTGAAGCGCCTCCTCGAGAAGGGTTATACAGTCCGCGGCACGGTCAGGAGCCCTG TCGATCCAAAGAACGACCACCTGAGGGCCCTTGACGGCGCCGCCGatcgcctcgtcctcctccgcgccGATCTGCTGGATCCACAAAGCCTTGTCGAGGCCTTCTCCGGCTGCGACGGCGTCTTCCACGCCGCCTCCCCGGTCACCGATGACCCT GAGATGATGATCGAGCCAGCAATCCGGGGCACACGGTACGTGATGATGGCGGCGGCAGACACCGGCGTCAAGCGCGTCGTGTTCACGTCCTCCATCGGCACGGTGTACATGAACCCCTACCGTGACCCGAACAAGCCTGTCGACGACACCTGCTGGAGCGATCTTGAGTATTGCAAGAACACCCAG AACTGGTATTGCTACGCCAAGACGGTGGCCGAGCAGGGCGCATGGGAGGTGGCGCGGAAGGGAGGCCTGGACCTGATCGTCGTGAACCCGGTGCTGGTGCTAGGTCCGTTGCTGCAGCAGACGGTGAACGCGAGCACGGACCACGTGATGAAGTACCTGACGGGGTCGGCCAAGACGTACGTGAACGCCGCGCAGGCGTACGTGCACGTCAAGGACGTCGCGGAGGCGCACGTCCGGGTGTACGAGGCACGCGACGCGCACGGCCGCTACATCTGCGCCGAGAGCACCCTCCACCGCGGCGAACTCTGCCGCATCCTCGTTAAGCTCTTCCCAGAGTACCCCATACCCACAAA GTGCAAGGACGAGGTGAACCCTCCGGTGATAGGATACAAGTTCACGAACCAGCGGCTCAAGGATCTGGGGATGGACTTTGTGCCGGTGCTGCAGTGCCTCTACGAGACAGTGAAGAGCCTCCAGGAGAAAGGCATGCTGCCCGTGCTTCCGCCAAAAGACGACCAGGACCAACTCCACAAATCATGA